One genomic window of Deltaproteobacteria bacterium includes the following:
- a CDS encoding AMIN domain-containing protein, whose product MTEKDLNLSSPINEPSSDDEAFQGFEDSDSLLWNTEFESLFDMPLQSEPWQEPVSSDHIDLPPDRVRFATLATLRLVDGDVRVDGVITNLSSEGLACVSAADFDPGTQIEISFQMDLSNEPLDITAEVLWRRYPESGDPCYGLRFVELSQEQDEAIMGFIRERTEGRASEWTMPALPVLEGAAPRRRGRMALTASVGLAAGVALALMVALIPAADPGEQFGSDKVMAPTAAGVNFKTETEIQPIEKDLQPTKVEKVAAVVPVVEPKIEVEEPIEVSAKVETPVVEPQIPTLVKQEAVEVAKAEPVEVPATVKTKAGAVSSDGIVIDGDDGNVRLVLRTDGPVAKHKSFWLKNPRRFVVDVPGRRNAFDRLAYELNHPLAERLRVGQHADKVRFVVETSEDVLRKARLTPENDTLIIDLKRR is encoded by the coding sequence ATGACTGAAAAGGATTTGAATTTATCGAGCCCAATCAACGAGCCTTCATCAGATGATGAGGCATTTCAAGGGTTTGAGGATTCCGACAGTCTTCTCTGGAATACAGAGTTTGAATCACTTTTCGATATGCCTTTGCAGTCTGAGCCTTGGCAGGAACCGGTAAGCTCCGATCATATTGATTTACCGCCAGATCGTGTTCGTTTCGCTACATTGGCAACCTTGCGTTTGGTTGATGGTGATGTGCGCGTGGATGGTGTGATTACCAACCTTTCAAGCGAAGGCCTGGCTTGCGTAAGTGCTGCAGACTTTGATCCAGGCACCCAAATCGAGATTTCATTTCAAATGGATCTTAGTAACGAACCCCTTGATATTACTGCAGAAGTTTTGTGGCGACGTTATCCCGAGAGTGGCGATCCGTGTTACGGGCTTCGCTTTGTTGAGTTAAGCCAAGAGCAAGATGAAGCGATTATGGGCTTTATTCGTGAGCGAACTGAAGGGCGGGCCAGTGAATGGACGATGCCTGCACTCCCGGTTTTAGAGGGAGCGGCTCCGCGCCGGCGAGGTCGAATGGCTCTAACAGCAAGCGTTGGTCTGGCGGCTGGGGTGGCTTTGGCGCTTATGGTGGCGCTGATTCCCGCGGCTGATCCAGGTGAGCAATTTGGTTCCGACAAAGTCATGGCACCCACTGCTGCTGGCGTAAATTTCAAAACTGAAACTGAGATTCAGCCGATTGAAAAGGATCTTCAGCCTACAAAAGTTGAAAAAGTTGCCGCAGTCGTACCGGTTGTGGAGCCTAAAATTGAAGTTGAAGAGCCAATTGAAGTGAGCGCGAAGGTTGAGACGCCAGTTGTTGAACCTCAAATTCCAACTCTGGTTAAGCAGGAGGCGGTTGAAGTCGCTAAGGCTGAACCGGTTGAAGTACCTGCTACCGTGAAGACGAAGGCTGGTGCCGTGTCGTCCGATGGCATCGTGATTGATGGCGATGATGGCAATGTTCGACTGGTTTTACGAACCGATGGCCCTGTGGCCAAGCACAAGAGTTTTTGGTTGAAGAACCCACGGCGTTTTGTGGTGGATGTACCGGGTCGCCGTAACGCGTTTGATCGCCTTGCTTATGAGCTTAATCACCCGCTGGCAGAGCGGCTACGGGTTGGTCAGCACGCAGATAAAGTACGCTTTGTGGTTGAGACCTCGGAAGATGTCTTGCGAAAAGCCCGCCTCACGCCAGAGAACGATACCTTGATCATCGATTTGAAGCGTCGTTAG
- a CDS encoding YihY family inner membrane protein, whose protein sequence is MSEPSNIVRNVRTKLQALRDFPNNVEPGDSSGSRIHRIFARNMRILWMLARLDVLKQLRLHAEALTYVTLLALVPLLVLLFSVVSNMGGFGDVQQKIQSLILDHLAGSPDVRTQVAEPILSLVSNIDAGHMGAISVIILIISVLSLLGHIEFAVNSIFGTTTQRPWLTRMLTYWAILTLGPILLMASFALTAAFQSSSFLEFVADLGGAQGLALSYLPFLTTWIALAVIYLVIPNTRVSLGAAASAAFVAGILWNTAKFGYASYVSHAVTLQNVYGSLAVIPLFIFWLYISWLIVLFGAQLTFAFHNSETYRYEEPGRRDSRETLEVAAVRLMLQIVLDFSAGKPTRLRQAAIEAGIPRPLLQTSLEYLINGQFIRKMETENIFVPARDPKDLNIADLINHIRQGRGHQPSFKNDALHKLVAETLNATNPANHPDLAHLSFQDLASRLTT, encoded by the coding sequence ATGTCAGAACCCTCCAACATTGTTCGTAATGTCCGCACTAAGCTCCAAGCATTGCGCGACTTTCCTAATAATGTAGAGCCCGGCGACTCCTCAGGCAGCCGCATCCACCGCATTTTTGCTCGTAATATGCGCATTTTATGGATGCTTGCTCGTCTCGACGTACTCAAACAACTTCGCCTGCATGCTGAGGCGCTTACCTACGTAACGCTTCTCGCGTTGGTTCCATTACTGGTTCTCTTATTCTCTGTGGTCAGCAACATGGGCGGCTTTGGAGACGTACAACAAAAAATCCAAAGCCTAATTCTCGATCATCTCGCAGGTTCACCCGATGTCCGAACACAAGTCGCAGAGCCAATTCTGTCTCTTGTATCGAACATCGATGCTGGGCATATGGGCGCCATCTCGGTCATCATCCTCATTATTTCAGTGCTCTCTTTACTCGGACATATTGAATTTGCCGTTAACAGTATCTTCGGCACCACCACCCAGCGCCCCTGGCTTACTCGCATGCTCACTTACTGGGCTATATTGACCCTTGGTCCGATCCTACTGATGGCATCATTTGCCCTCACCGCAGCCTTTCAGAGCAGCAGCTTTCTGGAGTTTGTCGCCGACCTCGGCGGTGCTCAGGGCTTGGCATTATCTTACTTACCCTTCTTAACCACCTGGATCGCTTTGGCGGTCATCTATCTGGTAATCCCCAATACTCGTGTCAGCTTAGGAGCCGCTGCATCCGCTGCATTCGTAGCCGGAATCCTCTGGAATACCGCGAAGTTTGGCTACGCAAGCTACGTCAGTCATGCGGTAACACTACAAAATGTTTACGGTTCTCTGGCCGTCATCCCACTCTTTATATTTTGGCTCTACATCTCGTGGCTGATTGTTCTCTTCGGTGCTCAGCTCACCTTCGCTTTCCACAACTCTGAAACTTACCGCTATGAAGAACCTGGCCGACGCGATAGCCGAGAAACTCTCGAAGTCGCGGCAGTTCGGCTGATGCTGCAGATCGTTTTGGATTTCTCGGCCGGCAAACCGACCCGGCTTCGCCAAGCCGCCATAGAAGCCGGCATCCCCAGACCACTTTTGCAAACAAGCCTAGAGTACCTCATCAACGGCCAATTCATTCGAAAAATGGAAACGGAGAACATATTCGTACCGGCACGAGACCCCAAAGACCTTAATATCGCTGATTTAATCAATCATATTCGCCAAGGACGTGGACATCAGCCCAGCTTTAAAAACGACGCCCTCCACAAGCTGGTAGCCGAAACTCTGAATGCAACAAATCCGGCAAACCACCCCGATTTGGCTCATCTTAGTTTCCAAGACCTCGCGTCGCGTTTAACCACTTGA
- a CDS encoding single-stranded DNA-binding protein: MTVNKVILVGNLGKDPEVRYTASGNAVAQFSLATSSNWKDKTGQRQDKTEWHQIVVWGKQAEFCGEYLAKGRQIYLEGRIEYRTWNDKEGNKRYTTEIIANEIRFVGSRGDNGGQRGGGGGGGGNYGGGGGGGGGGNYGGGGGGGGGGNYGGGGGAGGAGGGGGGSYGGGGNQPEPDFGPPPITDDDVPF; encoded by the coding sequence ATGACAGTCAATAAAGTCATTCTCGTAGGTAATCTGGGTAAAGACCCAGAGGTGCGCTACACGGCAAGCGGTAACGCCGTTGCACAATTCTCACTCGCAACGTCAAGCAACTGGAAAGATAAAACCGGTCAGCGCCAAGACAAAACAGAGTGGCACCAAATTGTTGTCTGGGGAAAACAAGCTGAATTCTGCGGAGAATATCTCGCCAAAGGTCGTCAAATCTACCTTGAAGGTCGTATCGAATACCGCACCTGGAACGACAAAGAAGGCAACAAACGTTACACAACAGAGATTATTGCGAACGAAATCCGCTTTGTTGGTAGCCGAGGCGATAATGGTGGTCAGCGCGGTGGCGGCGGCGGTGGTGGCGGAAACTACGGCGGCGGCGGTGGCGGCGGCGGTGGTGGAAACTACGGCGGCGGTGGTGGCGGTGGTGGTGGTGGAAACTACGGCGGCGGCGGCGGCGCTGGCGGCGCTGGCGGCGGTGGCGGCGGGAGCTACGGCGGCGGCGGAAACCAACCCGAGCCAGACTTTGGGCCACCACCTATCACAGATGACGATGTTCCATTTTGA
- the tadA gene encoding Flp pilus assembly complex ATPase component TadA, with the protein MFTVKVSQKNGPEKVIEFSDGEVSIGRVSSNEIVLPKSNISKRHALLTHSSGGLAITDTKSTNGTFVNGERINGVCDLSQGDKIYLGEFTVEVVTIQIASTASSAKSSPSRIETKSQPKLDPGSGSHDKILSDDWGANGEISDSWTGDWKSQTAQAKSDSAAVDVLDMASGFPTIEPSIEAHDFAPEVIIPPAPATATTPTSSPLPYVDGASTASVVENLDLSDMDLDLDDDPEEPEESSESSETLVALMEDTSIHRIEINRSGPVFADRGRGNVQTQVTLTDSDTQGFLNSLLKQAGLPSRSDQALLDFTLPNGSRVQVTQAPIAVNGPHITIHKTAAHPDDLDALDPENLDGGAINYLKQILSQGRSIVVAASGYSSDPLYSLVALAGSIAGSERVVTVSHGAQFNIKHPQSVALQTGNHAAPDSQVLEHALTMQPGYIVDGPSPSSLDNIETMMRAGHHCFIGTIYASNLEEATSLLLLKSPKCPEILITQDNDTEGQPYIVGIYQASGSGYSPLFIRTPNGNLEAIGDRTELR; encoded by the coding sequence ATGTTTACGGTAAAAGTCTCGCAGAAAAATGGTCCAGAGAAGGTCATTGAATTTTCTGACGGTGAAGTTAGCATCGGGCGCGTAAGCAGTAATGAAATTGTTCTTCCTAAAAGCAACATCTCCAAACGACATGCCCTCTTAACCCACTCTTCCGGTGGCCTTGCCATTACCGATACGAAAAGCACCAATGGGACCTTCGTCAATGGGGAACGAATCAACGGCGTCTGTGATCTAAGCCAGGGTGATAAAATTTATCTCGGTGAGTTCACTGTTGAAGTGGTCACCATTCAGATCGCATCGACGGCATCAAGTGCCAAATCAAGTCCGTCTCGAATTGAGACAAAAAGCCAACCCAAACTTGACCCTGGTTCCGGAAGCCACGATAAAATTTTAAGCGACGACTGGGGAGCCAATGGCGAAATCTCCGACAGCTGGACCGGGGACTGGAAATCTCAAACTGCTCAAGCAAAATCCGACTCAGCTGCGGTAGACGTGCTCGATATGGCCAGTGGGTTTCCGACCATCGAGCCCAGTATTGAAGCACACGATTTTGCGCCGGAAGTGATTATTCCGCCAGCACCGGCAACCGCGACCACTCCAACCTCCAGCCCTCTTCCCTATGTAGACGGAGCGTCGACCGCCAGCGTTGTTGAGAATCTCGACCTTTCCGATATGGACTTGGACCTCGATGACGACCCCGAAGAACCAGAAGAATCAAGCGAGTCATCGGAAACTCTCGTTGCGCTCATGGAGGATACATCGATCCACCGGATCGAAATCAATCGTTCAGGCCCTGTATTCGCCGACCGGGGCAGAGGCAACGTCCAAACACAAGTCACACTCACAGACTCGGATACCCAAGGCTTTTTGAATTCATTACTCAAACAAGCCGGACTTCCCTCTCGAAGTGACCAAGCATTGTTAGACTTTACGTTGCCCAATGGCTCGAGAGTCCAAGTTACACAGGCGCCTATTGCCGTCAACGGGCCTCACATTACCATCCACAAGACCGCCGCTCACCCGGATGATCTTGATGCTTTGGACCCCGAGAATTTAGACGGCGGAGCCATCAACTACCTCAAGCAAATTCTCAGCCAAGGTCGGTCCATCGTCGTTGCTGCCTCTGGCTATAGCTCAGACCCACTGTATAGCCTTGTTGCACTGGCAGGGAGTATCGCTGGCAGTGAACGCGTCGTAACGGTTTCGCATGGTGCCCAGTTTAACATTAAGCACCCGCAGAGCGTCGCGCTCCAAACCGGCAACCATGCCGCACCAGACTCCCAGGTTTTAGAGCACGCACTTACGATGCAGCCGGGATACATTGTGGACGGTCCATCACCTTCATCGCTTGATAATATCGAAACGATGATGCGTGCCGGGCACCATTGCTTTATTGGGACCATTTACGCTTCCAATTTAGAAGAAGCGACTTCTCTGCTTCTTTTGAAGTCTCCTAAATGCCCAGAAATTTTAATCACCCAAGACAACGATACTGAAGGACAACCCTACATCGTCGGCATCTACCAAGCCTCTGGGAGTGGTTACTCGCCACTGTTTATAAGAACTCCGAATGGCAACCTAGAGGCTATCGGCGACCGTACAGAACTACGCTAA